From Desmodus rotundus isolate HL8 chromosome 12, HLdesRot8A.1, whole genome shotgun sequence, one genomic window encodes:
- the ZNF613 gene encoding LOW QUALITY PROTEIN: zinc finger protein 613 (The sequence of the model RefSeq protein was modified relative to this genomic sequence to represent the inferred CDS: deleted 1 base in 1 codon) — MIKDQESLKLEDVSVNFTWEEWQLLDPNQKDLYRDVMLENYRNLVSVGYPASKPDTLSRLERGEPWTTEDEFHSGVCSEIKKTDGHLQGHFLNQRCLKRTEQCHEHNTLRCIVHWSKNNFPLRQNHDISHLHGKALKSNVSLTNQNGNCEVENPVENNGDAKSFLCAKDEQCHTEIKFPERGNSVTTNSQFIKHQRPQKINKPHICSECGKDFIKKSRLIDHQRVHTGEKPHGCGVCGKAFSRKSRLTEHQKTHIVEKRYECTACDKAFPKKSRLLAHQKTHTGEKPYVCDECGKGFIKKSRLINHQRVHTGEKPHGCSLCDKAFSRKSRLIEHQRTHTGEKPYECTECDKTFRWKSQLNAHQKTHTGEKSYICSDCGKGFIQKGNLLVHQRIHTGEKPYICNECGKGFIQKGNLLIHQRTHTGEKPYVCSECGKGFSQKTCLISHQRFHTGKTPFVCTECGKSCSHKSGLINHQRIHTGEKPYTCSDCGKAFRDKSCLNRHRRTHTGERPYGCSECGKAFSHLSCLVYHKGMLHTREKCVGSVKLGDPFSKNHRSSHSSKIIQDKTSVDTVTVHMPPVAAQMSLHISGFLAHRNMATVGQPAAGDAPSAEHELAQGNLMNAVNVLVPWVTNYVIFYVTKSTQEYTVMQSRWKALE, encoded by the exons GAATCACTGAAGTTGGAGGATGTGTCTGTGAACTTCACCTGGGAGGAGTGGCAGCTCCTGGACCCCAACCAGAAGGACCTGTACAGGGACGTGATGTTGGAGAACTACAGAAACCTGGTGTCAGTGG GGTATCCAGCCAGCAAGCCAGACACACTGTCCAGATTGGAGAGAGGGGAACCATGGACAACAGAAGATGAATTCCACAGTGGAGTCTGTTCAG aAATCAAGAAAACTGATGGTCACCTACAGGGGCACTTCCTAAATCAAAGATGTCTAAAGAGAACAGAACAGTGCCATGAACATAATACATTGAGATGCATCGTTCATtggagtaaaaataattttcctttacgGCAAAATCATGATATATCTCACTTACATGGGAAAGCGTTGAAATCGAATGTAAGTTTGACCAACCAGAATGGAAACTGTGAAGTGGAGAACCCAGTTGAGAATAATGGAGATGCGAAATCCTTCCTCTGTGCAAAGGATGAGCAATGTCATACCGAAATAAAATTCCCTGAACGTGGAAATTCTGTAACCACCAACTCACAATTCATTAAGCATCAAAGAcctcaaaagataaataaacccCATatatgcagtgaatgtgggaaagacTTCATCAAAAAGTCTCGCCTCATCGATCACCAGAGAGTTCATACGGGAGAGAAGCCTCATGGGTGCGGTGTATGTGGGAAAGCCTTCTCTAGGAAGTCCAGGCTCACTGAACATCAGAAAACTCATATAGTAGAGAAACGCTATGAGTGCACTGCATGTGACAAAGCCTTCCCCAAGAAGTCACGGCTGCTTGCTCATCAGAAaactcacacaggagagaaaccctatgtaTGCGACGAATGTGGAAAAGGCTTCATCAAGAAGTCTCGgctcattaatcatcagagagttcacacaggagagaagcctCATGGATGCAGTCTGTGTGACAAAGCCTTCTCCAGAAAGTCCAGGCTCATCGAACATCAGAGAACTCACACGGGAGAAAAACCTTATGAATGCACAGAATGTGACAAAACCTTCCGCTGGAAATCACAGCTCAATGCCCATCAGAAaactcacacaggagagaaatcATATATATGCAGTGACTGTGGAAAAGGCTTCATTCAGAAGGGCAATCTCCTTGTACATCAGCGAAttcacactggggagaaaccctatATATGCAATGAATGTGGCAAAGGCTTCATCCAGAAAGGCAATCTCCTAATACATCAGCGGACTCACACAGGTGAGAAACCCTATGTATGCAGTGAGTGTGGAAAAGGCTTCAGCCAGAAAACTTGCCTCATATCCCATCAGAGATTTCACACTGGAAAGACTCCCTTTGTGTGTACTGAATGTGGAAAATCCTGTTCACACAAGTCCGGTCTCATTAaccatcagagaattcacacaggGGAGAAACCCTATACATGCAGCGactgtgggaaagcttttagagATAAGTCGTGCCTCAATAGACATCGAAGAACTCATACAGGAGAGAGACCTTACGGGTGCtctgaatgtgggaaagccttctcCCACCTGTCATGTCTTGTGTATCATAAGGGAATGCTGCACACAAGAGAGAAATGTGTAGGTTCGGTTAAGTTGGGAGACCCTTTTTCAAAGAATCACAGATCATCACATTCAAGTAAAATCATACAAGATAAAACCTCTGTTGATACGGTGACTGTGCACATGCCTCCTGTGGCAGCTCAGATGTCCTTACACATCAGTGGGTTCCTAGCACATAGGAACATGGCCACTGTGGGACAGCCAGCTGCTGGAGATGCACCCTCAGCAGAACAC GAACTGGCACAGGGAAACCttatgaatgcagtgaatgtgCTAGTACCTTGGGTGACCAATTATGTCATATTTTATGTCACAAAAAGCACACAAGAGTACACTGTGATGCAATCAAGGTGGAAGGCCCTTGAATAA